A single window of Nicotiana tomentosiformis chromosome 1, ASM39032v3, whole genome shotgun sequence DNA harbors:
- the LOC138906657 gene encoding uncharacterized protein, with translation MSMTCTISASTGGTFAFGGLAMAIHEIEDGHSRSLPQGPCKDIACGNGPHFIDSKVTKFLEGLKIKRIASSPYHPTSNGQAESTNKVIIQDLKKKLEDAKGKWPDDLLGVLWAYRTTAKLRTGETPFSLVYGSEALMLVEVGEPTLRFSRANKEKNNEVFLVKLDLLEEHWDLEYMRMVA, from the exons ATGTCAATGACATGCACAATTAGTGCATCAACCGGTGGAACTTTTGCATTCGGTGGTTtggccatggccattcatgaaatagagGATGGGCATAGTCGATCCTTGCCACAAGGACCTTGTAAG GATATTGCTTGTGGCAACGGTCCACATTTTATAGATTCTAAAGTCACGAAGTTTCTGGAAGGATTGAAGATCAAACGAATTGCATCTTCTCCATACCACCCAACTTCTAATGGACAGGCGGAGTCGACCAACAAGGTGATTATTCAAGATCTTAAAAAGAAGTTAGAAGATGCTAAAGGCAAGTGGCCAGATGATCTACTGGGTGTGTTATGGGCATACCGGACCACGGCAAAGTTGAGAACGGGTGAAACTCCCTTTTCACTTGTGTACGGTTCAGAGGCTTTGATGCTAGTGGAAGTGGGGGAACCGACTTTAAGGTTTTCCCGAGCAAACAAAGAGAAAAATAATGAAGTGTTTCTAGTTAAGCTAGATTTGCTGGAAGAGCATTGGGATCTGGAATATATGAGGATGGTGGCATAA